A window of the Verrucomicrobiia bacterium genome harbors these coding sequences:
- a CDS encoding alpha-L-arabinofuranosidase C-terminal domain-containing protein: MFAALISLKRRARRAPCLAAASLFLAAACASAAPATITVSVDKPGHAISPLLWGIFFEDINLSADGGLYPELVRNRSFEDADHPENWKIIPRGGSSAAIDDTRPLNLFNPHSLRVKTDGLCSLENGGYWGMNFVAGDRYDFKVAARSADGFRGTIQVRLCDASGNAIASREIRALSADWKYHTLSLTPSKSDPKGHLQVEVVGTGTVFLDMVSLLPAKTWKDHGLRVDLAESIDALRPAFLRFPGGCWVEGEVMSRAYQWKDTVGAIDLRKPLFNIWGYHATHGLGYHEYLQLAEDLDAEPLFCINAGMSHRESVPMGRMDRWVQDALDAIEYANGPTNSVWGSLRARNGHPNPFNLRYLEIGNENGGRDYAERWPLFVHAIRQKHPEVILIANHWAGGFPTNPMPEIVDEHYNESPEAFMRRATQYDSYDRKGPKVFVGEYAVTKNAGKGHLRAALGEAAFMTGMERNSDVVAMAAYAPLFVNLNHRAWNPDLINFDSSGWYGLPGYYVQQMFALNRGDVTLPIQVQSDELERPAPRGAIGFGTWNTQAEFKDVRVASPSGDVLFTSDFSKGTNGWKFFGDGEWKIESGALRQSAEKPFVRALFGDKSWKDYTIEAKARKLGGREGFLVLFHIQDDEDRTWWNVGGWENTQHAVELDATTNPRRGSVTEGTWYDLKVEVAGPRVRCWLNGDLIHDVRRAALPTKAIYASATRDRRSGDVIVKVVNTDAGPVETTIDLQGAGALTGAAKAIVLTSASPADENSIQEPRKVSPKSEDVTLAGAKFTRSFPGNSFTVLRIATQK, translated from the coding sequence ATGTTTGCTGCCCTGATTTCGCTGAAGCGGCGTGCACGCCGCGCTCCATGCCTCGCCGCCGCAAGCCTGTTCCTCGCAGCGGCGTGTGCTTCGGCTGCGCCGGCAACAATCACGGTCAGCGTCGACAAACCGGGCCATGCGATCTCGCCGTTGTTGTGGGGAATCTTCTTCGAAGACATCAACCTCTCAGCCGATGGCGGGTTGTATCCGGAACTTGTGCGCAATCGTTCGTTCGAAGACGCGGATCATCCGGAAAACTGGAAAATCATTCCGCGGGGCGGGAGCAGCGCCGCCATCGACGACACGCGCCCGCTCAATCTCTTCAACCCGCACAGCCTTCGCGTAAAGACGGACGGCCTTTGCTCGCTGGAGAACGGCGGATATTGGGGAATGAATTTCGTGGCGGGCGACCGTTACGATTTCAAAGTCGCTGCACGCTCTGCAGACGGATTCCGCGGCACCATTCAGGTTCGGCTCTGCGACGCGTCGGGAAATGCAATCGCCTCCCGCGAGATCAGGGCGCTGTCGGCAGACTGGAAATATCACACCCTGTCGCTAACGCCTTCGAAGTCAGATCCAAAAGGTCACTTGCAGGTTGAAGTGGTTGGAACAGGAACGGTATTCCTCGACATGGTTTCGTTGCTGCCTGCCAAGACATGGAAGGATCACGGACTTCGCGTGGACCTTGCGGAATCCATCGACGCACTGCGGCCTGCGTTCCTGCGTTTTCCGGGCGGATGCTGGGTCGAGGGCGAAGTCATGTCGCGGGCGTATCAATGGAAGGACACTGTTGGAGCGATCGACCTGCGCAAACCGCTCTTCAACATCTGGGGTTATCACGCGACGCATGGTTTGGGGTACCACGAGTACCTGCAGCTTGCCGAGGATCTCGACGCGGAACCGCTCTTCTGCATCAACGCGGGAATGTCGCATCGCGAATCCGTCCCGATGGGACGCATGGATCGGTGGGTGCAGGACGCGCTCGATGCGATTGAATATGCGAACGGCCCGACCAATTCTGTGTGGGGTTCGCTTCGCGCGCGCAACGGCCATCCCAATCCGTTCAACCTGCGTTACCTGGAAATCGGCAACGAAAACGGAGGGCGCGATTACGCGGAGCGCTGGCCGCTGTTTGTTCATGCCATCCGCCAGAAACATCCTGAGGTCATTCTCATTGCGAACCATTGGGCCGGCGGTTTTCCCACCAACCCAATGCCTGAAATCGTCGACGAGCATTATAATGAATCGCCCGAAGCTTTCATGCGGCGCGCCACGCAATACGATTCCTACGATCGCAAAGGGCCGAAGGTATTTGTCGGCGAATACGCGGTGACGAAAAACGCGGGCAAAGGCCATCTGCGGGCAGCGCTGGGCGAGGCGGCTTTCATGACGGGAATGGAAAGGAATTCGGACGTGGTGGCGATGGCTGCCTACGCGCCGCTGTTCGTGAACTTGAATCATCGCGCATGGAACCCCGACCTCATCAATTTCGACAGCTCAGGCTGGTACGGCTTGCCCGGATATTACGTGCAACAAATGTTTGCTTTGAACCGCGGCGACGTCACGCTGCCAATCCAGGTGCAGAGCGATGAACTCGAACGGCCGGCGCCGCGCGGCGCGATTGGATTCGGAACATGGAACACGCAGGCGGAATTCAAAGATGTTCGGGTGGCCTCGCCGTCGGGCGACGTGTTATTCACGTCAGATTTCAGCAAGGGAACCAACGGCTGGAAATTCTTCGGCGATGGCGAATGGAAGATTGAGAGCGGCGCCCTGCGGCAATCCGCAGAGAAGCCGTTCGTCCGCGCGTTGTTTGGCGACAAGTCCTGGAAGGATTACACCATTGAGGCCAAGGCGCGAAAGTTGGGCGGACGCGAAGGGTTCCTCGTTCTTTTCCATATTCAGGATGATGAAGATCGCACGTGGTGGAATGTTGGCGGTTGGGAGAACACGCAGCATGCCGTTGAGTTGGACGCAACCACCAACCCGCGCCGCGGGAGCGTGACGGAAGGAACCTGGTACGATCTCAAGGTGGAGGTTGCGGGACCGCGTGTTCGCTGCTGGCTCAACGGCGATTTGATCCACGACGTGCGCCGCGCTGCGTTGCCGACGAAAGCCATTTACGCGAGCGCAACCCGGGATCGCAGGTCGGGCGATGTGATTGTCAAGGTCGTCAACACGGATGCGGGTCCGGTTGAAACCACAATCGATCTGCAAGGCGCGGGCGCCTTGACAGGGGCCGCGAAAGCGATCGTTCTGACGTCCGCGAGTCCAGCTGATGAGAACTCAATCCAGGAACCGCGCAAAGTTTCGCCCAAGAGCGAAGACGTGACGCTCGCGG